From the Maioricimonas rarisocia genome, one window contains:
- the lpxC gene encoding UDP-3-O-acyl-N-acetylglucosamine deacetylase — protein MPDRIQTTIERAAEVRGYGLFRGLDVTLRFLPAEENHGIVFQRTDLTDAADIPARVEHVVPEPRRTVLSRLGTRVEVVEHVMAALAGLQIDNCLVQLDAPEPPGCDGSAQAFSEALLNAGIVTQSATRPTLHVPTTIEVTTSSGAHVSAAPQPAEAGYTIGYDLDYGNSPVGRQSASYTITPEIFINEIAFARTFVLELEVAALRAMGFGQRTTTKDLLVFGSQGVIDNALRCPNECARHKLLDCIGDFALIGCDLAGAFHADRSGHRANHDLIRRLKVMASMSGTDEVSLESESPPEPPQRRIA, from the coding sequence ATGCCTGACCGCATACAGACCACGATCGAGCGTGCCGCTGAAGTCCGCGGCTACGGGCTGTTCCGCGGGCTCGATGTGACGCTGCGGTTTCTCCCCGCCGAAGAGAATCATGGGATCGTCTTCCAGCGGACCGACCTGACCGATGCCGCCGACATCCCGGCCCGCGTCGAACATGTCGTTCCCGAACCCCGGCGGACCGTTCTGTCCCGTCTGGGAACGCGCGTCGAAGTGGTCGAACATGTCATGGCCGCACTGGCCGGACTGCAGATCGACAACTGCCTGGTGCAGCTCGACGCCCCCGAACCCCCCGGCTGCGATGGTTCGGCGCAGGCATTCAGCGAAGCACTGCTGAACGCGGGGATCGTCACGCAATCGGCCACGCGACCGACGCTGCATGTGCCGACCACCATCGAAGTGACCACATCTTCGGGCGCGCACGTTTCGGCAGCGCCCCAACCGGCTGAGGCGGGATATACGATCGGTTACGACCTCGACTACGGCAATTCGCCGGTCGGTCGACAGTCGGCGAGCTATACGATCACCCCCGAAATCTTCATCAACGAGATCGCCTTCGCCCGGACTTTCGTCCTGGAACTGGAGGTCGCCGCTCTGCGGGCCATGGGCTTCGGACAGCGAACGACCACGAAGGACCTGCTCGTGTTCGGCTCACAAGGCGTCATCGACAATGCCCTGCGGTGCCCGAACGAGTGTGCCCGGCACAAGCTGCTCGACTGCATCGGCGACTTCGCCCTGATCGGGTGCGATCTTGCCGGTGCGTTTCATGCCGACCGCTCGGGACATCGGGCCAACCACGACCTGATCCGGCGTCTGAAAGTCATGGCTTCGATGTCCGGGACGGACGAGGTGTCGCTCGAGTCTGAATCTCCCCCCGAGCCTCCGCAACGTCGCATTGCCTGA
- a CDS encoding hydroxypyruvate isomerase family protein, which yields MSESASSFVNHSNRLNRRNLMLSAATGLGAGLLTGQVTGDDTPVATQGRIRQSLVHWCYRPHFKDVDALCREAVRLGCPSIELIGPEHWPTLKKHGLTCAISGSHGFPTGFNNPDEWEQCIARLKERIEQCVEFGVKRVITFTGMANGIDPEEGADNCVAGLKQIVGFAEKHNVTLCLEMLNTRDDSHPMKGHPGYQGNHTEYCIDIIRRVDSEHLKLLFDIYHVQIMDGDVIRRIHQHKDYLGHIHTAGNPGRGELNDDQEINYPAVMKALLEVGYDGYVGQEFIPTGDVRAGLEQAVRLCDV from the coding sequence ATGTCGGAATCTGCCTCCTCGTTCGTCAACCACTCAAATCGCCTGAACCGCCGCAATCTCATGCTGAGCGCAGCCACCGGACTGGGAGCCGGACTGCTGACGGGGCAGGTGACCGGGGACGACACGCCGGTGGCGACGCAGGGACGGATCCGGCAGTCGCTCGTGCACTGGTGTTACAGACCGCACTTCAAGGACGTGGACGCGCTGTGCCGGGAAGCGGTCCGGCTGGGATGCCCCAGCATCGAACTGATCGGACCGGAGCACTGGCCGACGCTCAAGAAGCACGGGCTGACTTGCGCCATCTCAGGCAGTCACGGTTTCCCGACCGGCTTCAACAATCCCGACGAATGGGAGCAGTGCATTGCCCGGCTGAAGGAGCGGATCGAGCAGTGCGTGGAGTTCGGGGTGAAGCGCGTGATCACGTTTACCGGAATGGCCAACGGGATCGACCCTGAAGAGGGAGCCGACAACTGCGTTGCGGGTCTCAAGCAGATCGTCGGGTTCGCCGAGAAGCACAACGTGACGCTCTGCCTGGAAATGCTCAACACCCGTGACGACTCGCATCCGATGAAGGGGCACCCGGGCTACCAGGGAAACCACACCGAGTACTGCATCGACATCATCCGGCGTGTCGACTCCGAGCACCTCAAGCTGCTGTTCGACATCTACCACGTGCAGATCATGGATGGCGACGTCATCCGCCGCATCCACCAGCACAAGGACTACCTGGGGCACATTCACACGGCGGGGAATCCCGGACGGGGCGAGCTGAACGACGACCAGGAGATCAACTACCCGGCCGTGATGAAGGCACTGCTCGAGGTGGGCTACGACGGCTACGTCGGGCAGGAATTCATCCCGACCGGGGACGTCCGGGCAGGATTGGAACAGGCGGTCAGGTTGTGCGACGTATGA
- a CDS encoding phosphoenolpyruvate hydrolase family protein: MTREAILERLRTKIAAGQPIVGGGAGTGISAKFEEAGGIDLIVIYNSGRFRMAGRGSLAGMMPYGDANAIVMEMAREVLPVVRDTPVLAGVCGTDPFRVMPRFLEEVRAAGFAGVQNFPTIGLIDGTFRQGLEETGMGFGLEVDMIRSAHQIGLLTTPYCFNEDEATAMTEAGCDILIPHMGLTTKGTIGAQSALTLEQAAVRCQAMHDAAKRVNPDVIVLCHGGPIADPEDAQFILNHTEGIVGFYGASSVERLPVEPAIRGRVEEFKRLRLTPG, encoded by the coding sequence ATGACACGCGAAGCGATTCTCGAGCGACTTCGGACGAAGATTGCCGCCGGCCAGCCAATCGTTGGAGGCGGTGCCGGGACAGGCATCAGTGCCAAATTCGAGGAAGCGGGCGGCATTGATCTGATCGTCATCTACAACTCCGGCCGGTTCCGCATGGCCGGGCGTGGCTCTCTGGCGGGAATGATGCCGTATGGTGATGCGAACGCGATCGTGATGGAGATGGCCCGCGAGGTGCTGCCGGTCGTGCGCGACACGCCGGTGCTGGCCGGCGTCTGCGGGACCGATCCGTTCCGCGTGATGCCGCGATTTCTCGAGGAAGTCCGCGCAGCCGGTTTTGCCGGCGTGCAGAACTTCCCCACGATCGGCCTGATCGATGGGACGTTCCGACAGGGGCTGGAAGAGACCGGAATGGGCTTCGGGCTGGAGGTGGACATGATCCGCTCGGCCCATCAGATCGGGCTGCTGACGACGCCGTACTGCTTCAACGAGGACGAAGCGACCGCGATGACCGAAGCGGGCTGCGACATCCTCATTCCCCACATGGGGCTGACGACCAAGGGGACAATCGGGGCGCAGTCGGCCCTGACGCTCGAGCAGGCCGCCGTCCGCTGCCAGGCGATGCACGACGCGGCAAAGCGGGTCAATCCGGACGTGATCGTGCTGTGTCACGGCGGTCCGATCGCCGATCCGGAGGACGCGCAGTTCATCCTCAATCACACCGAGGGAATCGTCGGATTCTACGGAGCGAGCAGCGTCGAGCGGCTGCCGGTCGAGCCGGCCATCCGCGGACGGGTGGAGGAATTCAAGCGGTTGCGACTGACGCCCGGCTGA
- a CDS encoding OmpH family outer membrane protein → MKKTFVWIAAVAIVAGTVSFSRTTLGQNQGSPAASQGQNEHQVALIDMAHIFKEYSKFKTLREALQEEIKQTDAKAKGMIEQIRTVQEQLASGQLEEGSADYVRLESQMLKLQTELESFRKVAQRDFLRREADIYKTVYLEVQTAVQKYASYYNYTVVLRFNRTRVEEAENPQEIIQSMNRQVVYYDTRDDLTDPILDWLNKSYAKTAGAPATGTTK, encoded by the coding sequence GTGAAGAAAACCTTCGTCTGGATTGCAGCCGTCGCCATCGTGGCCGGAACCGTCAGCTTCTCGCGAACGACGCTCGGTCAGAACCAGGGCAGTCCTGCGGCATCCCAGGGCCAGAACGAGCATCAGGTCGCTCTGATCGACATGGCCCACATCTTCAAGGAATACTCGAAGTTCAAGACCCTCCGCGAAGCTCTGCAGGAAGAGATCAAGCAGACCGACGCGAAGGCCAAGGGCATGATCGAGCAGATCCGCACCGTGCAGGAGCAGCTTGCCAGCGGTCAGCTCGAAGAAGGCAGTGCCGACTACGTGCGTCTGGAAAGCCAGATGCTCAAGCTCCAGACCGAGCTGGAAAGCTTCCGCAAGGTCGCCCAGCGTGACTTCCTCCGTCGCGAAGCGGACATCTACAAGACCGTGTACCTGGAAGTCCAGACCGCCGTGCAGAAGTACGCTTCGTACTACAACTACACGGTCGTCCTGCGGTTCAACCGTACCCGCGTCGAAGAAGCCGAAAACCCCCAGGAAATCATCCAGAGCATGAATCGTCAGGTCGTCTACTACGACACCCGCGACGATCTGACCGATCCGATCCTGGACTGGCTCAACAAGAGCTACGCCAAGACGGCCGGCGCTCCGGCAACCGGCACGACGAAGTAA
- the lpxA gene encoding acyl-ACP--UDP-N-acetylglucosamine O-acyltransferase: MTTQISPLAHVDSHAEIGNDVEIGPFCFVGPDVRIGDGCRLDSHVSIIGRTTIGSGNRFWPNCVIGGEPQDKSYTGGDETSVLIGENNQFREGVTVNRGAMKEDGCTRIGNGNLLMSNAHVAHNCHVYDNVILVNGVLLGGHVHVHDRAIVSGNSVVHHFSTIGTLAFVSGGCRVPHDILPYMLAAGSDNPTIKTINIVGMRRNGIPDETIRVIKQAFRLLYREHKTVEFIRQHFHETLDGIIPIELARLLDALEAQRQGRFGRAREANRNTKPESSGKSAEENAA; this comes from the coding sequence ATGACCACTCAGATTTCCCCGTTGGCCCATGTCGATTCCCATGCCGAGATCGGAAACGACGTCGAGATCGGCCCGTTCTGCTTCGTCGGCCCGGACGTCCGGATCGGCGACGGCTGCCGCCTCGACAGTCACGTGAGCATCATCGGCCGCACGACGATCGGCTCCGGCAATCGGTTCTGGCCGAACTGCGTCATCGGCGGCGAGCCACAGGACAAGAGCTACACCGGCGGTGACGAAACGAGCGTCCTCATCGGCGAGAACAATCAGTTCCGCGAAGGGGTCACGGTCAATCGCGGCGCGATGAAAGAGGATGGCTGCACGCGCATCGGCAACGGCAATCTGCTGATGTCCAACGCCCACGTCGCCCACAACTGCCACGTTTACGACAACGTGATTCTGGTCAACGGTGTCCTTCTGGGAGGGCACGTCCACGTCCACGACCGGGCCATCGTCTCGGGCAACTCGGTCGTCCATCACTTCTCGACGATCGGCACGCTCGCGTTCGTGAGTGGTGGCTGCCGTGTTCCCCACGACATCCTTCCCTACATGCTGGCCGCGGGCAGCGACAATCCGACGATCAAGACCATCAACATTGTCGGCATGCGTCGCAACGGCATTCCTGATGAAACCATCCGGGTGATCAAGCAGGCCTTCCGACTCCTGTATCGCGAACACAAGACCGTCGAGTTCATCCGGCAGCACTTCCACGAAACGCTGGACGGGATCATCCCGATCGAGCTGGCACGGCTGCTCGATGCACTCGAAGCACAACGGCAGGGGCGATTCGGACGCGCCCGCGAGGCCAACCGGAACACGAAACCGGAATCGTCCGGAAAGTCTGCCGAAGAGAACGCCGCCTGA
- a CDS encoding EAL and HDOD domain-containing protein gives MPATAQPLRDAQSNQALIGRQPIFDAHKQVVAYELLFRSSQKNAATVLDEDQATGDVLVNAFVEIGLEGLVGNKLAFINLTRRFIENEELIPDAPGQLVLEILETIVPDAALIQRVASLAERGFTIALDDWEEGSNLAPLLPMADIVKVELPAIAPEDLPRHVAELKKHNVRLLAEKLETSEEFEQCSRLGFDYFQGYFLSRPEIVAGKKIQPSQFAALKILSAASHPNVTLKELEEIVSSDPALSYKFLRFINSIHLGLRYKVSSIKQAISMLGINGVRRIVSLLTVAGMCQDKPTELMRMALIRGQMAMALAEKLKHEEAAAFFTAGLISLMDAILDTPLSEVLKKLPLERWVIDGIENGTGILGTVLASVKAYEEGKLDQIGIPGLDASDINDAYWAAVRTADELDSIAAP, from the coding sequence ATGCCAGCAACAGCTCAACCGCTTCGGGATGCGCAGTCGAATCAGGCGCTGATCGGCCGCCAGCCGATTTTCGATGCCCACAAGCAGGTTGTCGCTTACGAATTGCTGTTTCGCTCTTCGCAGAAGAACGCTGCCACTGTCCTCGACGAGGATCAGGCAACCGGCGACGTTCTGGTGAACGCATTCGTGGAGATCGGTCTGGAAGGGCTCGTCGGAAACAAGCTGGCCTTCATCAATCTGACGCGACGGTTTATCGAGAACGAAGAGCTGATTCCTGATGCACCCGGGCAGCTCGTGCTCGAGATCCTCGAGACCATCGTTCCGGATGCAGCGCTGATTCAACGGGTCGCCTCCCTCGCCGAACGGGGTTTCACGATTGCGCTGGACGACTGGGAAGAGGGTTCCAACCTCGCGCCACTCCTCCCGATGGCTGACATCGTCAAGGTGGAGCTGCCGGCCATCGCACCCGAAGACCTGCCCCGCCACGTGGCCGAACTGAAGAAACACAACGTGCGGCTGCTGGCAGAGAAGCTGGAAACGAGCGAAGAGTTCGAGCAGTGCAGCCGCCTGGGCTTCGATTACTTTCAGGGATACTTCCTCTCCCGCCCCGAGATCGTGGCCGGCAAGAAGATCCAGCCCAGTCAATTTGCGGCACTCAAGATTCTGTCGGCCGCCAGCCATCCGAATGTGACCCTCAAGGAACTCGAAGAGATTGTCAGCAGCGATCCGGCGCTCTCCTACAAGTTCCTGCGGTTCATCAACTCGATTCACCTCGGTCTGCGCTACAAGGTCTCGTCGATCAAACAGGCGATCAGCATGCTGGGGATCAACGGCGTGCGCAGGATCGTCTCGCTGCTGACGGTGGCCGGCATGTGTCAGGACAAGCCGACCGAACTGATGCGGATGGCACTGATCCGCGGGCAGATGGCCATGGCACTGGCCGAGAAGCTCAAGCACGAAGAGGCGGCCGCGTTCTTCACGGCCGGACTGATCTCGCTGATGGACGCCATTCTCGACACGCCGCTCAGCGAGGTGCTCAAGAAGCTGCCGCTGGAACGCTGGGTGATCGACGGCATCGAGAACGGGACGGGGATCTTGGGGACCGTTCTTGCCAGCGTCAAGGCGTACGAAGAGGGGAAGCTGGATCAGATCGGCATCCCGGGGCTCGACGCGTCCGACATCAACGACGCTTACTGGGCCGCCGTCCGGACCGCCGACGAACTCGATTCGATCGCGGCTCCGTAG
- a CDS encoding Gfo/Idh/MocA family protein produces the protein MGKLRMAVIGVGALGRHHARILGEMPDVELVAVADPREEQGRSVAEQCGTEWTPDYRTLLGKVDAASIVVPTTMHLEVASAFLERDLPVLIEKPLADHIDAGDQLIKLADERNVLLQVGHIERFNPAFEKVQELTGPPKYIRAERFSSYAFRSMDISVVHDVMIHDIDLVLKLADAPVSKIEAFGMCLVGGMTDCAMARLTFANGCVADLSANRVNPFPRRSLQVWSDTGFIEADLQIQRVCHFRPGPALMAGELPYDLAFVPGVDINELKTQIFGKYIERREIEVPQVDQLTVELESFVDCVTNDRRPRVDGHDGLHALHVADGITTGIAQHQWDGTPAGRVGPHAHAVFTTDRRRVA, from the coding sequence ATGGGCAAACTTCGCATGGCGGTGATCGGGGTCGGGGCGCTGGGCAGACATCATGCCCGCATCCTCGGCGAGATGCCGGACGTCGAACTCGTGGCCGTGGCCGATCCACGCGAAGAACAGGGCCGCAGCGTCGCTGAACAGTGCGGCACCGAGTGGACTCCCGACTATCGCACGCTGCTCGGCAAGGTGGACGCCGCGTCGATCGTGGTACCGACGACGATGCACCTGGAAGTCGCCTCGGCATTCCTCGAACGTGACCTCCCGGTCCTCATCGAGAAACCGCTGGCCGATCACATCGATGCCGGGGACCAGCTCATCAAGCTCGCCGACGAGCGGAATGTGCTGCTGCAGGTGGGGCACATCGAGCGATTCAATCCCGCCTTCGAGAAGGTGCAGGAGCTGACCGGTCCCCCCAAGTACATTCGGGCCGAGCGGTTCAGCTCGTACGCATTCCGCTCGATGGACATCAGCGTCGTTCATGACGTGATGATCCACGACATCGATCTGGTCCTGAAGCTGGCGGACGCGCCGGTCTCTAAGATCGAAGCATTCGGGATGTGTCTGGTCGGGGGGATGACCGATTGTGCCATGGCGCGGCTGACGTTTGCGAACGGCTGCGTTGCCGACCTGTCGGCCAACCGGGTCAATCCGTTTCCCCGCCGCTCGCTGCAGGTCTGGTCAGACACCGGCTTCATCGAAGCGGATCTGCAGATACAGCGAGTCTGCCACTTCCGTCCCGGACCGGCACTGATGGCGGGAGAGCTGCCTTACGACCTGGCGTTCGTGCCGGGCGTGGACATCAACGAGCTGAAGACGCAGATTTTCGGCAAGTACATCGAACGACGAGAGATCGAAGTGCCGCAGGTCGATCAGCTGACGGTCGAGCTGGAGAGCTTTGTGGACTGCGTCACCAACGATCGTCGACCGCGCGTCGACGGGCACGACGGGCTGCATGCCCTGCACGTGGCCGACGGGATCACGACTGGTATCGCCCAGCATCAATGGGACGGAACCCCCGCCGGACGGGTCGGTCCGCACGCCCACGCTGTCTTCACGACTGACCGTCGCCGGGTCGCATAG